The bacterium DNA window GCTCAGTCCGGTCGCCTGGTCCATCCGGTCGACCATGCGGATGCGGCGCCGCAGACGGTGCCCGTTGGCGCGCCCCTCAGCCTCGGCCTGCAGCAGCACCAGGTCGGCGCCGCCACCGGGCAGGGTGCGCTCCAGGCAGGCGGCCAGCACGTCGCGCGGCCGCACCGCGGCGCCGCCCGCCGTGACGGTCTCCGAGGAGGTCAGTCCCAGGTCCATCAGCAGCTTGATCCGGTCGCGATGGCCGGGATAGCGGATGGTCTTGTAGTCGATGTCGCGCACCTTGCCGGCCAGGGTCACGGGCAGGGTCGAGACGCCGCCCGAGGTCTGGAAGGCCTCCAACTCGCCGAAGCCGGGAAACGCCAGCGCCTCCAGCTCGGACAGGCCGGGCACGACCCGGCGCGCGCCGTCGCGCACGACCACGCAGTCCTCGATGTACTCGTTGATCAGCCCCTGCACCGCGAAGACGATGGCGTAGTCCAGCGGCGGCTGCGGCGCCGCGGGCAGGCCGCCCACGCGCAGGCGCACGCTCTCGCAGGTCTCGAAGCCCGTCGCCAGGTGATAGCCGAGGATCCCGGCCAGGCCCGGCGCCAGGCCGCAGTCGGGGATCACCGTCACGCCGGCCGCCCGGGCCGCCTCGTCATGGGCGAACTGCTCGGCCACGACGTCGTTGTTGCCGCCCAGGTCCAGGAAGTGGGCGCCGTGGGCGACGGCCAGGC harbors:
- a CDS encoding saccharopine dehydrogenase NADP-binding domain-containing protein produces the protein MRYLLLGVGLQGRAIAHDLLRHAAGTAALHLVDRDAAAVEALAAWLDDPRVATTSGDVTDAGLLAPLLDGADVCVSAVNYWFNAGLTRLAVAHGAHFLDLGGNNDVVAEQFAHDEAARAAGVTVIPDCGLAPGLAGILGYHLATGFETCESVRLRVGGLPAAPQPPLDYAIVFAVQGLINEYIEDCVVVRDGARRVVPGLSELEALAFPGFGELEAFQTSGGVSTLPVTLAGKVRDIDYKTIRYPGHRDRIKLLMDLGLTSSETVTAGGAAVRPRDVLAACLERTLPGGGADLVLLQAEAEGRANGHRLRRRIRMVDRMDQATGLS